The sequence below is a genomic window from Luteimonas sp. MC1825.
GCCAAGCAGCGGCATGCGCACGCCCTTGGGCAGCTTGATGCTGTCGTCGAGTTCGGCGGGAAAGCTGAGCACGTTGGTGGCGTAGTCGCGGCCGCGGTAGTGGCGGTTCAGGGCACGGCCCTCGGTTTCGTCGACAACGCGGATGGCAAGGTCGGCCTCGCGGATGCGACCGGCCAGCGCCGCGGCGACCCATTTCCGGAAGCTCACCGCGGCAGGCAGGCCGGCGCGCGGCAGCGCATAGCCCACGGCGACGTCAAGGCGCACCGGACCCCTGGTCATGGCGAGGCCTCGCTCCCGGGCGGCGCGGCATTGGCGTTGTCGGCGTCGCGCAGTTCGTAGGCGTTGACGATGCGCGCCACCAGCGGATGGCGCACCACGTCGCGTGACTCGAAGAAGGTGAAGCTCACGCCGTCCACCTCGTGCAGCACCTCGACCGCATCGCGCAGGCCGGATTTCATGTGTTTCGGCAGGTCGATCTGCGACA
It includes:
- the ybeY gene encoding rRNA maturation RNase YbeY; this encodes MTRGPVRLDVAVGYALPRAGLPAAVSFRKWVAAALAGRIREADLAIRVVDETEGRALNRHYRGRDYATNVLSFPAELDDSIKLPKGVRMPLLGDVVLCAPVVAREAAEQGKRLAAHYAHLTVHGTLHLLGWDHGDELEAEAMEKLEREILAGLGIDDPYRDA